The following proteins are co-located in the Apis mellifera strain DH4 linkage group LG11, Amel_HAv3.1, whole genome shotgun sequence genome:
- the LOC552308 gene encoding zinc finger CCHC-type and RNA-binding motif-containing protein 1 isoform X2 gives MSGGVVPSKSTVYISNLPFSLTNNDIHQLLQSYGKIVKVTVMKDKITRRSRGVAFVLFLTPEDAITCAKNLNNTEIGGRTVRSSIAVDNGRSTEFIRRRDYPDKSQCYECGEEGHLSYNCKNNTLGPRNPPLKKIRIRKKHKINNHNINDFNKNSDNESAEDNWDEEVETLSAAIALEQRQKELENNQKLRNKGYEEENRSVKKSGKRYKKNQYFSDEEDFSE, from the exons atgagtgGTGGAGTGGTACCTAGTAAATCAActgtttatatttcaaatttacctTTTTCGTTAACGAATAATGATATACATCAACTTTTACAAAGttatggaaaaattgtaaa AGTAACAgtaatgaaagataaaataacaagAAGGAGTCGTGGAGTTgcatttgtattatttcttaCTCCAGAAGATGCTATTACTTgtgctaaaaatttaaataatacagag ataGGTGGCCGTACAGTAAGAAGTTCCATAGCAGTAGATAATGGAAGGAGTACTGAATTTATACGTCGAAGAGATTATCCAGATAAATCTCAATGTTATGAATGTGGAGAAGAAGGTCATTTgtcatataattgtaaaaacaatACATTAGGGCCAAGAAATCCACctttaaaaaagattcgaatcagaaaaaaacataaaattaataatcataatataaatgattttaataaaaatagtgatAATGAATCAGCAGAAGATAATTGGGATGAAGAAGTAGAAACATTAAGTGCTGCTATTGCATTAGAG caaagacaaaaagaattagaaaataaccAAAAATTAAGGAATAAAGGCTATGAAGAGGAAAATCGATCAGTTAAAAAATCTggcaaaagatataaaaaaaatcaatattttagtgATGAAGAAGATTTtagtgaataa
- the LOC724953 gene encoding U6 snRNA phosphodiesterase isoform X1, with the protein MSGLDLLRTYISDSEDDEINDKNKSNENFKRLPLPGSIMSWKGVPHHEEVYDDPSQHDGRVRSFKHERGNWATLIYINYEPSEAIFSWIFSVLEEINIKCNIFSEQFHISLTKTLILKFHWIESFIKETKKLCEQTDQFDLKLLNVKAYTNEENTRTFLGIECVDCNGVLACFVENINKFLAEYDLPPFYEDSSYHISFLWCLGNEFVVLNNYTHSLTTKLNQFLVEHSEERYIHITKIHLKIGNKLYAFKLR; encoded by the exons atgtcAGGTTTAGATTtattacgtacatatatatctgaTTCTGAAGatgatgaaattaatgataagaataaatctaacgaaaattttaaacg atTACCTTTACCTGGAAGTATTATGTCATGGAAAGGTGTTCCTCATCATGAAGAAGTATATGATGATCCATCGCAACATGATGGAAGAGTAAGAAGCTTTAAGCATGAACGTGGTAACTGGGCtactttaatttacattaatt ATGAACCTAGTGAAGCTATATTTTCATGGATATTTTCagttttagaagaaattaatattaaatgtaacatATTTTCTGAACAATTTCATATTAGTCTAACAAAaactttaattctaaaatttcattggATTGAATCCTTCATAAAAGAAACTAAGAAATTATGTGAGCAAACAGatcaatttgatttgaaacttttaaatgTGAAGGCATATActaatgaagaaaatactCGTACATTTCTTGGAATAGAATGTGTTGATTGTAATGGAGTTCTTGCTTgttttgtagaaaatattaataagtttctTGCTGAATATGATTTACCACCTTTTTATGaa gaTTCTTCCTATCATATAAGTTTCTTATGGTGTCTTGGCAATGAATTtgtagttttaaataattatacacatTCTTTAACTACtaaattgaatcaatttttgGTTGAACATTCAGAAGAaagatacatacatattacTAAAATACATCTTaagattggaaataaattgtatgcatttaaattaagataa
- the LOC552308 gene encoding zinc finger CCHC-type and RNA-binding motif-containing protein 1 isoform X1 — protein MLDLFCISFVLYIKLHANNNNIKMSGGVVPSKSTVYISNLPFSLTNNDIHQLLQSYGKIVKVTVMKDKITRRSRGVAFVLFLTPEDAITCAKNLNNTEIGGRTVRSSIAVDNGRSTEFIRRRDYPDKSQCYECGEEGHLSYNCKNNTLGPRNPPLKKIRIRKKHKINNHNINDFNKNSDNESAEDNWDEEVETLSAAIALEQRQKELENNQKLRNKGYEEENRSVKKSGKRYKKNQYFSDEEDFSE, from the exons atgttagatttattttgtatctCGTTTGTgctttat attaaattacatgcaaataataataatataaaaatgagtgGTGGAGTGGTACCTAGTAAATCAActgtttatatttcaaatttacctTTTTCGTTAACGAATAATGATATACATCAACTTTTACAAAGttatggaaaaattgtaaa AGTAACAgtaatgaaagataaaataacaagAAGGAGTCGTGGAGTTgcatttgtattatttcttaCTCCAGAAGATGCTATTACTTgtgctaaaaatttaaataatacagag ataGGTGGCCGTACAGTAAGAAGTTCCATAGCAGTAGATAATGGAAGGAGTACTGAATTTATACGTCGAAGAGATTATCCAGATAAATCTCAATGTTATGAATGTGGAGAAGAAGGTCATTTgtcatataattgtaaaaacaatACATTAGGGCCAAGAAATCCACctttaaaaaagattcgaatcagaaaaaaacataaaattaataatcataatataaatgattttaataaaaatagtgatAATGAATCAGCAGAAGATAATTGGGATGAAGAAGTAGAAACATTAAGTGCTGCTATTGCATTAGAG caaagacaaaaagaattagaaaataaccAAAAATTAAGGAATAAAGGCTATGAAGAGGAAAATCGATCAGTTAAAAAATCTggcaaaagatataaaaaaaatcaatattttagtgATGAAGAAGATTTtagtgaataa
- the LOC724953 gene encoding U6 snRNA phosphodiesterase isoform X2 → MSGLDLLRTYISDSEDDEINDKNKSNENFKRLPLPGSIMSWKGVPHHEEVYDDPSQHDGRVRSFKHERDEPSEAIFSWIFSVLEEINIKCNIFSEQFHISLTKTLILKFHWIESFIKETKKLCEQTDQFDLKLLNVKAYTNEENTRTFLGIECVDCNGVLACFVENINKFLAEYDLPPFYEDSSYHISFLWCLGNEFVVLNNYTHSLTTKLNQFLVEHSEERYIHITKIHLKIGNKLYAFKLR, encoded by the exons atgtcAGGTTTAGATTtattacgtacatatatatctgaTTCTGAAGatgatgaaattaatgataagaataaatctaacgaaaattttaaacg atTACCTTTACCTGGAAGTATTATGTCATGGAAAGGTGTTCCTCATCATGAAGAAGTATATGATGATCCATCGCAACATGATGGAAGAGTAAGAAGCTTTAAGCATGAACGTG ATGAACCTAGTGAAGCTATATTTTCATGGATATTTTCagttttagaagaaattaatattaaatgtaacatATTTTCTGAACAATTTCATATTAGTCTAACAAAaactttaattctaaaatttcattggATTGAATCCTTCATAAAAGAAACTAAGAAATTATGTGAGCAAACAGatcaatttgatttgaaacttttaaatgTGAAGGCATATActaatgaagaaaatactCGTACATTTCTTGGAATAGAATGTGTTGATTGTAATGGAGTTCTTGCTTgttttgtagaaaatattaataagtttctTGCTGAATATGATTTACCACCTTTTTATGaa gaTTCTTCCTATCATATAAGTTTCTTATGGTGTCTTGGCAATGAATTtgtagttttaaataattatacacatTCTTTAACTACtaaattgaatcaatttttgGTTGAACATTCAGAAGAaagatacatacatattacTAAAATACATCTTaagattggaaataaattgtatgcatttaaattaagataa